A single region of the Deinococcus ruber genome encodes:
- a CDS encoding NAD-dependent epimerase/dehydratase family protein, whose amino-acid sequence MTILVTGATGLVGARLLPRLVAAGLECRVLLRNGQSAPAGVCVVEGELLDPASLSEAVQGVSAIIHLAATFRTSDTDLIWRVNLEGTRHLIAAAQTHAPEARFILASTGVIYDADGSRPAREDDAADPQQAYPASKLAAERVLRESGLNWSVQRFGFVYGDQDGHLEALPGLVERFGWHPAQRMSVVHHRDIAAAMQLALAGALDGHVVNIVDGVPISMYELVALGGGSMEPSAAPLINPWQSQMDNSLARRLGFQPTVQTVYQAVREQLM is encoded by the coding sequence ATGACCATCCTTGTGACTGGTGCTACCGGCCTGGTCGGTGCCCGCCTCTTGCCCCGCCTCGTTGCCGCTGGCTTGGAATGCCGTGTTCTGCTGCGGAATGGACAATCGGCACCCGCTGGCGTCTGCGTCGTGGAGGGCGAACTGCTCGACCCCGCGTCTCTCAGCGAAGCTGTTCAGGGCGTCTCGGCCATCATCCACCTCGCCGCAACGTTTCGCACGTCCGATACCGACCTAATCTGGCGTGTCAATCTGGAGGGCACGCGCCATCTCATCGCCGCCGCGCAGACGCACGCCCCTGAAGCGCGGTTCATTCTTGCCAGCACTGGCGTGATTTACGACGCCGACGGCTCCCGTCCTGCCCGGGAAGACGACGCTGCCGATCCACAGCAGGCTTACCCGGCCAGTAAACTTGCTGCCGAGCGCGTGCTGCGGGAGAGCGGCCTGAACTGGTCGGTTCAGCGCTTCGGATTCGTGTACGGCGATCAGGACGGACATCTGGAAGCGCTCCCCGGACTGGTGGAGCGATTTGGCTGGCATCCGGCGCAGCGCATGAGCGTGGTTCACCACCGTGATATTGCGGCAGCCATGCAGCTTGCCTTGGCCGGAGCGCTGGATGGACATGTTGTCAACATCGTCGATGGTGTACCGATCTCCATGTACGAACTCGTCGCGCTGGGCGGCGGGAGCATGGAGCCATCGGCGGCACCCCTCATCAACCCCTGGCAGTCTCAGATGGACAATTCCCTGGCTCGACGTCTGGGGTTCCAGCCGACGGTGCAGACCGTGTATCAGGCAGTTCGGGAGCAGTTGATGTAA
- a CDS encoding LysR family transcriptional regulator, which produces MRSAATLIQLRAFVAAAATGSFGQAAIVLGLSPSSVSESVKALEHLHGQPLFRRSPRGITLTPAGEQGLYYAQLVVQHSEDFALAVDERRALEGSLTVATFRSLGVHLLPPVLALLRRRHPRLQVRIIDGTLGAGGEQLVQDGQADVAFLELGAPTSLFTLPVVQDDYVAVRVRAEEGQPLSVATLRAQPLLVFPAEHACNAGLHRHLHSFLLPGTVVQEIADDEVMLSMVEHRLGLAVMPRLAVLPLRESLTMSPLPVALSRTLGVAMKPGRPGLPHLRAFVEALRAYQTTPAFADLQALVGAHAPEHETQALR; this is translated from the coding sequence ATGCGGAGCGCGGCCACCCTGATCCAGCTTCGCGCGTTCGTTGCGGCGGCGGCCACCGGAAGTTTCGGCCAGGCCGCCATCGTCCTTGGCCTGTCGCCCAGCAGCGTCAGTGAAAGCGTGAAAGCGCTCGAACACCTGCACGGGCAGCCGCTGTTTCGCCGTTCTCCCAGAGGCATCACGCTGACCCCCGCAGGTGAGCAGGGACTGTACTACGCTCAGCTCGTCGTTCAGCACAGTGAAGACTTCGCGCTCGCTGTGGACGAGCGCCGCGCCCTGGAAGGAAGCCTCACAGTGGCGACCTTCCGAAGTCTGGGTGTGCATCTGCTGCCCCCAGTCCTGGCGCTCCTGCGTCGTCGTCACCCACGACTTCAGGTGCGAATCATTGATGGGACGCTCGGCGCAGGTGGCGAGCAGCTCGTGCAGGACGGACAGGCGGATGTCGCCTTCCTCGAACTCGGTGCCCCTACCTCGCTGTTCACGTTGCCCGTCGTCCAGGACGACTACGTGGCCGTGCGCGTCCGGGCGGAGGAAGGCCAGCCGCTCAGCGTGGCGACGCTCCGGGCGCAGCCTCTTCTGGTGTTTCCCGCCGAGCACGCCTGCAACGCGGGTCTGCACCGCCATCTCCACAGCTTTCTTCTGCCGGGAACAGTTGTGCAGGAGATTGCTGATGATGAGGTGATGCTGTCGATGGTGGAACACAGGTTGGGCCTGGCGGTGATGCCCAGGCTGGCTGTGTTGCCGCTGCGGGAGAGCCTGACGATGTCTCCGTTGCCTGTCGCCCTGTCACGGACGCTGGGAGTGGCGATGAAACCGGGTCGGCCTGGGTTGCCCCACCTCCGGGCCTTCGTCGAGGCGCTCCGGGCCTACCAGACCACGCCAGCGTTTGCAGACCTTCAGGCGCTCGTCGGTGCACACGCTCCTGAACATGAAACTCAGGCGTTACGTTAG
- a CDS encoding EamA family transporter — translation MVRLTSPLPALPAVPALLLSVLSVQGGAAIAKGVFPLVGAVGTTGLRIGLSAVILMLIFRPALRQFTSAQWTSVVPYGVVLGAMNLLFYLSLSRLPLGLAVTLEFVGPLLLAVCSSRRALDVLWVVLAGAGVVLITPWSGGGSDGLGMLFALLAGACWAAYVLLGSRMARVLPSGPGVAAGMAVATLTVTPFVLVSGDLGHVTPGLLMSGAALAVLSSAVPFTLELVALRRLPSRIFSILLSLEPAVAALCGVVFLHEMLKLSGWIAVSLVMLASAGAALVPQRPPAAVPPTHADPGEESGKF, via the coding sequence ATGGTTCGTCTCACTTCACCGCTTCCTGCGCTGCCCGCTGTGCCTGCCCTGTTGCTCTCGGTTCTCAGCGTGCAGGGAGGCGCGGCCATCGCCAAGGGGGTCTTTCCACTGGTCGGAGCGGTCGGCACTACCGGACTGAGAATCGGGCTATCCGCCGTCATCCTGATGCTGATTTTCCGACCCGCACTGAGGCAGTTCACATCGGCACAGTGGACGTCAGTGGTGCCCTACGGCGTGGTGCTGGGGGCCATGAACCTGCTGTTCTATCTGTCTCTTTCGCGTCTTCCCCTTGGACTGGCAGTCACCCTGGAATTTGTCGGCCCGCTGCTGCTGGCGGTCTGTAGCTCGCGCCGGGCGCTGGATGTGCTGTGGGTGGTACTGGCCGGTGCGGGCGTGGTGCTCATCACTCCCTGGAGCGGCGGAGGCAGCGACGGTCTCGGGATGCTGTTCGCACTCCTGGCGGGGGCGTGCTGGGCTGCGTATGTGCTGCTGGGCAGCCGCATGGCCCGGGTGCTGCCGAGTGGCCCCGGTGTGGCAGCAGGCATGGCCGTCGCCACGCTGACGGTTACTCCATTCGTGCTGGTCTCCGGCGACCTGGGGCATGTCACACCTGGATTGCTGATGTCGGGTGCTGCCCTGGCGGTGCTGTCGAGCGCCGTGCCGTTTACCCTGGAACTGGTGGCGCTGCGCCGCCTGCCTTCCCGGATCTTCAGCATCCTGCTCAGCCTGGAACCCGCAGTGGCAGCGCTGTGCGGGGTCGTGTTCCTGCATGAGATGTTGAAACTCAGCGGGTGGATCGCGGTCAGCCTGGTGATGCTTGCCAGTGCTGGAGCTGCCCTGGTACCTCAGCGACCACCCGCAGCGGTACCCCCGACACACGCAGACCCAGGAGAGGAGTCAGGGAAGTTTTAG
- a CDS encoding helix-turn-helix domain-containing protein, producing the protein MRQAIQALQALADQGRGDFRQRIQKASWTTPFHVHVNTLRYRLRRIEDVLEGRPASTSRSCASFGRDGPSSGFR; encoded by the coding sequence GTGCGGCAGGCAATTCAGGCGCTACAGGCCCTGGCAGACCAGGGACGGGGCGACTTCAGACAGAGGATCCAGAAGGCAAGCTGGACGACACCCTTTCACGTGCATGTCAACACCCTCCGGTACCGCCTGCGCCGGATCGAGGATGTTCTGGAAGGTCGGCCCGCCTCTACCTCGCGTTCATGCGCTTCGTTCGGCAGAGACGGGCCATCTTCCGGATTCCGATGA
- a CDS encoding quinone oxidoreductase family protein — MYALTFSRFGGPDVLEYREVPDPQLLPGTALVEMEAIGLNFADVYRRRGDYHLVGQPPYIAGYEGAGRIVALGDGDTRFQIGDRVAFADSPYAQAERVCVPFDHLIPLPREISSETAAALLLQGLTAQYLLRDSHALSAGQTVLVHAAAGGVGLLLVQLARLQGARVFGLTSSETKARAVEAAGAEVLLYTQPWVEQVLTRSGGVDVAFDAVGTTLLQSFETVRTGGHVVFYGMAGGNPPLIDPRMLMDTSKRLTGGDLWNVLTTPQERRARAAALFELVSAGTLNVHIAARFPLSQGAEGHRLLESRQSIGKVLLLPDSPE, encoded by the coding sequence GTGTATGCGCTGACCTTTTCTCGTTTTGGTGGTCCCGACGTGCTGGAATACCGAGAGGTGCCAGACCCCCAGCTGCTGCCCGGCACCGCGCTGGTGGAAATGGAGGCGATTGGCCTGAATTTTGCCGACGTGTATCGGCGGCGGGGCGACTATCATCTGGTGGGACAGCCGCCGTACATCGCCGGGTACGAGGGCGCTGGCAGGATCGTGGCGCTAGGCGACGGCGACACGAGGTTTCAGATCGGGGACCGGGTGGCGTTCGCAGACAGTCCCTATGCCCAGGCAGAGCGCGTGTGTGTACCGTTTGATCACCTGATTCCGCTGCCCCGGGAGATCTCGTCTGAAACGGCAGCTGCGCTGTTGTTGCAGGGTCTGACGGCGCAGTATCTGCTGCGCGACAGCCACGCCCTGAGCGCCGGGCAGACGGTGCTGGTGCATGCCGCTGCGGGAGGCGTCGGTCTCCTGCTGGTACAGCTGGCCCGCCTGCAAGGGGCGCGGGTGTTCGGCCTCACCTCCAGTGAAACCAAGGCGCGGGCGGTTGAGGCGGCGGGCGCTGAGGTACTGCTGTACACGCAACCGTGGGTCGAACAGGTCTTGACGCGCAGCGGTGGCGTAGATGTGGCGTTCGACGCGGTCGGTACTACCCTGCTTCAGAGCTTTGAAACGGTACGGACGGGCGGGCATGTGGTGTTTTACGGCATGGCTGGAGGGAATCCACCGCTGATTGATCCACGGATGCTGATGGACACCTCGAAGCGGCTGACGGGCGGCGATCTGTGGAATGTGCTGACAACGCCCCAGGAACGCCGTGCCCGGGCTGCGGCCCTGTTCGAACTGGTCAGCGCCGGAACGCTGAATGTCCATATTGCTGCCCGCTTTCCACTGTCGCAGGGTGCAGAAGGCCACCGATTGCTGGAAAGCCGTCAGAGCATCGGCAAGGTTCTGCTGTTGCCAGACAGCCCTGAATAA
- a CDS encoding alpha/beta fold hydrolase: MFEGFDLETVELSEASLRVRHGGSGPPVLLLHGHPRTHATWHRVAPLLARTHTVICPDLRGYGQSSKPLDTPDHSGMSKRALARDMAELMMHFGHARFAVVGHDRGSYVAFRLALDHPARVSHLAFLGQVPIGEALERANERFARLWWHWFFFAQPTKPERAILADPDAWYGNTPQKQAQMGEDAYADYRAAVHDAATVHAMLEDYRAGLGIDRQHDMTDRQAGHTVQCPTLVLWPTQDDPEPLYDDILAIWRPWAAVLRGQGIQSGHHMAEEVPDELAAIVLEFLDES, translated from the coding sequence ATGTTTGAGGGTTTCGACCTGGAGACGGTTGAGCTGTCAGAAGCGAGCCTGCGCGTCCGGCACGGCGGTTCCGGGCCACCCGTTCTGCTGCTGCATGGGCATCCCCGCACCCACGCCACCTGGCACCGGGTCGCGCCGCTGCTGGCACGCACGCATACGGTCATCTGTCCAGACCTGCGCGGCTATGGACAGTCCTCGAAGCCCCTCGATACTCCCGATCACAGCGGCATGTCAAAACGAGCGCTGGCACGCGACATGGCCGAACTGATGATGCATTTCGGCCACGCCCGGTTCGCGGTGGTCGGGCATGACCGGGGATCGTATGTGGCCTTCCGCCTCGCCCTCGATCACCCGGCGCGGGTGTCACACCTGGCCTTTCTGGGTCAGGTCCCCATCGGTGAAGCGTTGGAGCGGGCCAACGAGCGCTTTGCGCGGCTGTGGTGGCACTGGTTTTTCTTCGCGCAGCCGACAAAGCCCGAGCGTGCCATCTTGGCCGACCCCGACGCGTGGTACGGCAATACCCCTCAGAAGCAGGCCCAGATGGGGGAAGACGCCTACGCGGATTACCGCGCCGCCGTGCATGACGCGGCCACCGTGCACGCCATGCTGGAGGATTACCGGGCGGGTCTGGGGATCGACCGTCAGCATGACATGACGGACCGTCAGGCCGGACATACCGTGCAGTGCCCCACGCTGGTTCTGTGGCCCACACAGGATGATCCGGAACCGCTGTACGACGACATTCTTGCCATCTGGCGTCCGTGGGCAGCCGTGCTGCGTGGGCAGGGCATTCAGTCGGGCCACCACATGGCGGAGGAGGTGCCGGATGAACTCGCGGCGATTGTCCTGGAATTCCTGGATGAAAGCTGA
- a CDS encoding S8 family serine peptidase, with product MQGRTTKGLCPLLMAGVLLLAGCGQGSSPSPPTRAYAYTAAVPVGANDTQASVSQQYAGAVLVWQPEAGFAVLGLDQPLPASQLQALSLNSKPVTAEPNTRVFSASGTSSAWSGKSGSMDAAGRAYVWSGGRAYVWSGGRAYVWSGGTGVVGGIPENSAAWNQIGLPAAWAAAPKLGEGVKVAVIDSGIDLHHDLFQGSLVSPADQWDFVGNDAVPQEEGTFTDEAFGHGTNVAGIVLQMAPHAQIMPLRVLNPDGSGDQTNVALAINFAVAHGAQVINLSLGSVEKTDVIQKMIQFATSKGVNVIASSGNSGDEHITYPALYADDGGSIGQFSVSVGSVDWKDRKSDFSTYGDKLEVVAPGEVVWGPVPGNLFSYWSGTSMASPMVAGAVALARAQTLTVKTTDLTRRLVDTATKIDNVNPKYVHKLGGRLNIGAFIQAVTTGPAAPVTGK from the coding sequence ATGCAGGGAAGAACAACGAAGGGACTCTGCCCGCTGCTGATGGCAGGCGTCCTCTTGCTGGCCGGGTGTGGTCAGGGAAGCAGCCCTTCTCCACCGACACGGGCGTACGCGTACACAGCAGCGGTGCCGGTGGGTGCGAACGACACGCAGGCGAGTGTGTCGCAGCAGTACGCGGGTGCTGTTCTGGTCTGGCAGCCTGAAGCTGGATTCGCTGTCCTCGGACTTGACCAGCCGCTCCCGGCGTCTCAGCTTCAGGCACTGAGCCTTAACAGTAAACCTGTCACGGCTGAACCCAACACCCGCGTCTTCAGTGCGAGTGGAACTTCGAGTGCCTGGTCAGGGAAGTCTGGCAGCATGGACGCCGCTGGCCGGGCATACGTGTGGAGCGGTGGCCGGGCGTACGTGTGGAGTGGTGGCCGGGCGTACGTGTGGAGCGGCGGAACGGGTGTGGTTGGAGGCATTCCGGAGAACAGTGCAGCGTGGAACCAGATCGGGCTACCAGCCGCCTGGGCAGCTGCTCCGAAGCTGGGCGAAGGTGTGAAGGTTGCGGTCATCGACAGCGGCATCGACCTGCACCACGATCTCTTTCAGGGGTCGCTGGTGTCACCTGCCGATCAATGGGATTTCGTGGGGAACGACGCCGTGCCGCAGGAGGAAGGCACCTTCACCGACGAGGCGTTTGGGCACGGTACCAACGTCGCCGGAATCGTGCTCCAGATGGCACCCCACGCCCAGATCATGCCGCTCCGGGTTCTCAATCCAGACGGCAGCGGCGATCAGACGAACGTCGCGCTGGCCATCAATTTCGCGGTGGCGCACGGCGCTCAGGTGATCAATCTGTCGCTGGGGTCTGTAGAGAAAACCGACGTCATCCAGAAGATGATTCAGTTTGCGACCAGCAAGGGTGTCAACGTGATCGCGTCGTCTGGAAACAGCGGCGACGAGCACATCACGTATCCAGCGCTGTACGCAGACGATGGAGGCAGCATCGGGCAGTTCTCGGTCAGTGTCGGGAGTGTCGACTGGAAGGACCGGAAATCTGATTTCTCGACCTACGGCGACAAACTCGAGGTGGTCGCCCCTGGAGAGGTGGTGTGGGGGCCAGTACCCGGCAACCTGTTCTCCTACTGGAGCGGCACTTCTATGGCGTCACCGATGGTGGCGGGTGCCGTGGCACTGGCACGTGCACAGACACTGACCGTGAAGACGACGGATCTGACCCGGCGACTGGTGGACACCGCCACCAAGATCGACAACGTGAATCCGAAATACGTTCACAAGCTCGGTGGCCGCCTCAACATCGGTGCGTTCATTCAGGCAGTGACCACCGGACCGGCGGCACCCGTCACCGGCAAGTAA